Within the Camelus dromedarius isolate mCamDro1 chromosome 2, mCamDro1.pat, whole genome shotgun sequence genome, the region atCTTATATATACCTTGTTATATTTATACctaagcatttcatttttatggatgctaatgtaaatggtactatgttttttaatttcaaattccacttgtccATGCTATTATATAGGAAAGCAATGcttttaaatgtacttttgtatgaccttgtatcctgaaacttttcTATAATTGCCTATTAGTTCCAAGAgtttttttgttgattctttcagattttctacatagacaatcatgtcatctgtgaacagttttatttctttcttctcaatccatatcctttttattttctttccttgtttcattGCATTAACTAACACTTCCATTACAATGTTGAAAAGCTGtgattttctttgcttccttctttgttcctgatcttagtgggCAAGCTTCAAGTTTCTTACCAGTAGATTTGAAGTTAACTGTAGATTTTACATAGATATTATTTATGCAGTTGAGGAAGTTTTCCTCCATTCTTGGTTTACTGAGAGTTTCTGTATGAGTGGGTGTTCAATTTTGTCAAAAGTTCTTTACGCATTAGTCATgtgattatgtaatttttttcctttagccaaTTAATGTAATAGATTCCATTGTTTTTTTAGTATTGAGCCAGCATTTCACAcatgggataaatcccacttggtcatggtgtataatctttttacaTATTGTTAGATTCAccttgctaatattttgtagaGAATTTTTGCTTCTGTGTTTATGAAAGATATTAACTCTTGTTTTCCTGTGatgtctctgtctggttttggtattggaGTAATgctggctttatagaatgagttagaaagtaTTCCCTTTGCTTCCATCTTTGGAAAGAGATTGTAGgaaattggtataatttcttccttaagtattttgtagaatttaTCACTTGAACCTATCTGGGCccagtgctttttgtttttgaagttatTAGTTaataattcaatttctttaatagatataagCATATTCATATTATCTATTAattttgtgtgagttttggcacAATAtgtgtctttcaagaaattggtccatttcatctaggttagcAAATTTATAGACACAGAGTTAtttataatattcctttattatccttttaacgTCCAAGAGATGTTTGGTTTTTAAGAGTCTGAATAGTTAACCACTAAGTAGtcccagaagaaatattttagaacatATTATCTTTGTCATTATAGAGTCATAAAGAAAATtgttgcatgtatttttaaaattatctttaaaattcagttttctaaAGTTTTGAAAGTTGTTTATCCATTAACTACAAGATCCGTGGTATATCAGTTATGAGCCGATACTGGAAACCATGTGGTGAATTGGTTCACTGATATAGCAGATTTGCACCAGCAAGCAAAGCCAACTTCAGAGCAATTTGTGGGGAACTGGAAATGAGGAGTAATGTGATCCTAAAGAAGAATGATCTGTAAAGGGGAGGTAAATGGCATTCACAGGGGTATAATAAATACTTTTCAGTCCACCAAACTCTGGATACTCAGATACTTCACAGTTCATCCTGGTAACAGAGATAGTTTATGAGGGTTTAGTAAGAGctcaataattaaaatgtaaaaagaaagtatttctgGCATTAAAAAATCTACAGATTAGTCGAAACATTAATCTTTGTTTATATAATGAGGTAAAATTTTGATATAAGCTGATGAAGCAACACAGAGGTTCTCATTATCATGGGATCAATCTTCATGTCCCAGAAGTGACAAAGCTTTCTTAGGGAAGTAAGAATTGTCATGACATACAAATATTCTTGAGTGAACTAACCACTTATAGAATTAATTTCCCCTTAAACATCCCTCCCCGCTTAAGACTACTACCTTCATCCATTGTACTGACATCTTACTTGCTCACCGATTTTCTGATTGTGGTAGCATTATTCAAACTCAGTGTGAAATGATTTTGAGAAAGATGCAGTAGGCTTCATAAAGTTAATAAAAGTGGTGTTGGGGAACTGCCTGAAGGAAATGTGAAATCCCATTGACAAGTGGGCCTAGTAAAGTTAGAACAACTGAAAAGTgaataataaatgagaaaaacgACAACAGATTCATTAGCTAAGAATTTGTACAATAAGAACTATGAGGGACCCTTGGTTGAGGGTCCTTTGGGTATGCTACTAATTTGCTCCATTATTATCATTCATTACTATTATTCCCTGAATTGAAAAGTTAAGATTATATCTAGTTagcattctttattcttttggaaaataatacCGAGAAAAACACTTGACACTTGATTCATTCTTTGTAAAATTAGTACACATTTATGATTATAACTAAATTTTGGTTAAATATGAGATAAAGTATTTCTGtaagtttgctttgtttttcaaagtgaagtcctaaataaatctcttttttctctgcttactaTGAAATATTGGTCAAGATTATAAAAGGATTCATTTTATGGGATTTTTCTCTCTATAATAGGCAACACTTAGATGAAGACTGTCTATAATTCTATTTTGCCCAATGATCATTCCTGCCACTTTAGATAGCAGCTTGTGAAGTCGGATTGATTGCTGTAAGAGAAGGAGACCAGAGCACAGCAATGTCAatctcacattctttttttccccctaaacgtACCTTTGAAAACCTAGAGAGAATAATTTGAGAAAGCCTCACTTTTGAGGACTgttccaaaatgaaaatgtattctgTAAAAGTAGATTTTTGGAAGCATTTGTAATGATGTATTAGCTAGATATACCCTAGAAATAAAGATTCAGTGaattgagggggaaaaagaaaagtcagaggggaataatttgtgttttctaaGATGGGGGTCTGTGGCTTAAATTCCCAAGGTTGTCCTGGGCATGAGATGGGGAGACAATCAAATGCCCATAGAATTTGGAGATTTATGGGCAAAAGGGACCTTCCAGAGGGACCCATGAAAACCTTCAAAACCCTGTGTCATACTGGTACAGCAAGTCATCAGAAGTACAAAAATGGAGCCCTTGAACTTTTCCTTCAACTAGGTGCTTTTGCTGAAATGCTTTCATGTGTAGCCTGGGGACTAGACATGAATGCAGAAACCAAAACTGATGGTGGCCCGAAGAGATAATCAGAAGGTCCAAAAGGACCAAACATCTTAGAAGACTGCAGCATGGACAAAGCTCCATCTGTAACATGACACCTGTCTTTAATGTCTTATCAGGCAAATACTTCTGCATTTAGATGCAACCAAGAAAGAATGGAGGTAGGGTTGAGCCAATCCTAAATCATGGGATTTGAATTTGAAACAACCTAGGATATCTTGAAATGTCTCCATTTAAAATCTTGAAATGTCTGAATATATAGAATGAGCTGgattagattttttttgaagGTCATAAGATAAACTAAGTGGTTATAATTTTGTACTCATGAATTAAGGAATTGGAAATACTGTATCCGCATTCCTACTACATTTTCTAAACAGACTCAACATGTTGACTTTCCATGTGAGGTCAGCCTTGAGTGGACTGGACCATAGTTGCAACCTGACAATTGCCTTCTGGGAATTTAGATGTGACCCCAGAACATCAAGAGAAGTGGAAGggggaatttttattttacttgataGGGATCCTTCTTGATCTAGAAGTTAGTCATTAAAATCATGGCAATGTTCTATTATTTAAGAAGCTGGAAGACCCGATATTGGTAACGGTATATCCCACCCCCTAGAGTAGTGTTTCCACAATAGCAGGCTCTCAGATCTATGTTGAAAGTAATTCTTTGAATATGTCACATTAAGATCATGCAGTACTACCTACATCCCACAACTTCAGGTTTTgcaataatgaaaagaaaaaaaatgttttaagtaagTTCTATCCATAGCTCAACAAGCATACTTTTCTTCACCTCTACATATAATATAATAGTGTCCCCATTTTTGAACCCCTTCCTAACCTCTTGAAAAGGTGGATAGAGTTTTCCCTAGCTCACTGACAATCACCTCTTCAAATCCTAAATGAGGTTTTACTGCTTGGCTGGAACTTTGTGTCATGACATTTTTATGCATGTACATATGAGCataaataaatgtctgtgaagATAACTACTCTCGAAAATTGATGTTCCATCTTTAATTATTCAACTCCATAGGAACTTGGAAATATActactcatttttatttgatGCTTTTATTTCCTCACTACCTCTATTCTACCTACAATCTCCCTCAAAATGCTATTAAAAGTGACTCCTCAAAATTTACTTGCCTCAGTTTTGTCACTCATGATTGTAAGTGATTTCATTGGTTGAAGGTTCACATACCCTTAAACCCTTTGAGCTTAACTGGAGTGCTCATGCTCCAATCTATTAATGTAGGCTagctattaatttttaatagatttatcCTTTATATTTGTAACTGCTAGTTTtgttgtttctcttcctttttttctcagcctgacaaattatatttttttccagttttattgagatataattgttgtttatcttttgtgTGCTGATAATCCCTGATTCTGACACAATCCATGACCTTGACAACCTACTGTACTGTTTCTTGAATGAATTCAaagtttggttttgatttttgttattttgaattAAGATTTAGCACAGTTTACTCCTTCCTGTGTATTTTCTACTTTACATATTGCTGTTTAAGTTGAttatattttggcatattttaatattttacatacaatttgtgcctttttctctgtgtaatttcacttggaagttttttttttttttttgcattaaagtcATTAAGCTACAGTAGGGGTCATTTGTTTCAaattcttttgagattttttttccttcaaaatttttcTCAAGACAGTTATTACTTCCTTATTTCTTAGGCTATAAATGAAAGGATTTAGTAAGGGAACTACTTCTGTAAACAGAATAGCAGCTGGTATATCTTTATCCCCTTCTTCAAGCAAATTTGGTCTAATGTACATGAAGAAAAGAGATCCATAGAataatgaaacagacaaaaagtgaGATGCACAGGTAGAAAAGGCTTTGACCCTTCCCTGTTtggatttcattttgaaaatggtaAAGAGAATGTGGAGATAAGATATTAAGACACTACCAATTGTGAAGACTTGAATTGAGCCTGAAAAGATAAATAGTACCAGTTCGTTGACATACGGGTCAACACAGGAGAGTCTGTATAAAGGGagaatatcacaataaaagtgGTTGATGTGATTAGATCCACAGAAAGCTAACCTAAATAAAAGTCCTACATGGATCGTGGAGTGCAGGTTTCCAGCTGTGTAGGCCCCTGTGGTCATCTGAATGCAGAGTTTCTTTGACATCATTGTGTGGTACTGCAGTGGGTTACATATGGCCACATAGCGATCATAGGCCATTGCTGCCAGGAGAAAGCAGTCTGCAGTTTCAacactgcaaagaaaataaaattgtgccATGCATTCATAGAGGGAAATCATTctgttttcagaaaagaaatttgcTAACATCTTAGGAGTAATGGCACAGGCACAGCAAGAGTCCACAAGAGCAAGGTTGCCCAGAAAGACGTACATTGGTGTGTGAAGACGATGCTCTTTTGAAATCAGTATCACCAGGCTAAGATTCCCCACCATGGTGATCAGGTAGGTGGCAAAGAACACCAGAAACAGCATGGTCTTCAGCTCTGGATGGTCTGTAAATCCTGTGAGTATAAACTCATTTTTTGTGGTATGATTTTCTTTAGCCATTCCTGACTCCTCTGTTGAGAAAAAAATTGTAGAGAAATGAGGTACTTTATAATATGCCCAGTTCAACTACTGAGCTCTCTCTGACTCAGAAGGACAAAGAGCATCTTCCATAATGCTTTCACAACTCACATGGATTTTGGTGCATGCTCGTTTCTGGGGAGTATCAATCTCCTGGAGCTGTTAACTTTTAAGCTAGTTGCTTAACATTTTCCCAGAATCTTTTCAAGAAAGACATCAGATTAGATTCACAAGGATGGCTTTTCAGGTCTTGAGAGGAAAAATCAGTGCAAAAAACTTCTCTGTATGGATTAGGGAAAACTGACCCATAATTTCGGTGTTAGCAGTTGGTTTCAGTGTTTGCAAACAATTTCAATGACTGCATCTGTTCACATTAACAAGGTTGTTTGAAAGACTATTTTCATA harbors:
- the LOC105087795 gene encoding olfactory receptor 5K1 gives rise to the protein MAKENHTTKNEFILTGFTDHPELKTMLFLVFFATYLITMVGNLSLVILISKEHRLHTPMYVFLGNLALVDSCCACAITPKMLANFFSENRMISLYECMAQFYFLCSVETADCFLLAAMAYDRYVAICNPLQYHTMMSKKLCIQMTTGAYTAGNLHSTIHVGLLFRLAFCGSNHINHFYCDILPLYRLSCVDPYVNELVLFIFSGSIQVFTIGSVLISYLHILFTIFKMKSKQGRVKAFSTCASHFLSVSLFYGSLFFMYIRPNLLEEGDKDIPAAILFTEVVPLLNPFIYSLRNKEVITVLRKILKEKKSQKNLKQMTPTVA